The proteins below come from a single Candidatus Didemnitutus sp. genomic window:
- a CDS encoding amidohydrolase family protein produces MRIIDAHTHPIMFREGAKPAEVRWLLAHARRQGIVKMVGLGDVLLHGRSPTLEQIRVINDESARVQRLAPDFFKFFCFVNPLHGERAVMAEVERCVSEFGFIGIKLEICNNARDACMGPVMEAARRFQLVVLQHSWSQTIIRQRSYHTDPADTAVLARRHPDVPIIMAHLTGCGVRGVLEAKGLPNLWVDTSGGLPDDGLIEFAVEHLGADRVIYGSDLPGRSTGVAIHRVRGTQLSAREKRMILHDNAARLLQLA; encoded by the coding sequence ATGCGCATCATCGACGCCCACACGCACCCCATCATGTTTCGCGAAGGCGCGAAACCCGCCGAGGTGCGCTGGCTCCTCGCCCATGCCAGGCGGCAAGGCATCGTGAAAATGGTCGGCCTCGGGGATGTGCTACTGCACGGCCGCAGCCCGACGCTCGAACAGATTCGCGTCATCAACGACGAGAGCGCACGCGTGCAGCGGCTCGCGCCGGACTTCTTCAAGTTCTTCTGCTTCGTCAATCCGTTGCACGGCGAGCGCGCCGTCATGGCGGAAGTCGAACGCTGCGTGAGCGAGTTCGGCTTCATCGGCATCAAGCTCGAGATCTGCAACAACGCCCGCGATGCCTGCATGGGCCCCGTGATGGAGGCCGCGCGCCGCTTCCAGCTCGTCGTGCTCCAGCACTCGTGGAGCCAGACCATCATCCGCCAACGCAGCTATCACACGGATCCGGCCGACACCGCCGTGCTCGCCCGGCGCCACCCGGATGTGCCGATCATCATGGCGCACCTCACTGGTTGCGGCGTGCGCGGCGTCCTCGAGGCGAAGGGCCTGCCGAATCTCTGGGTCGACACCTCCGGCGGCCTGCCGGACGACGGCCTGATCGAGTTCGCGGTGGAGCACCTCGGCGCGGACCGCGTGATCTACGGCTCCGATTTGCCCGGTCGCTCGACCGGCGTGGCGATCCATCGCGTGCGCGGCACGCAGCTGTCCGCCCGCGAGAAGCGGATGATTCTCCACGACAACGCCGCGCGTCTGCTCCAGCTCGCCTGA
- a CDS encoding amidohydrolase family protein, which produces MLIDVNAYLGHWPFSAAPRRLPGELAAHLARSGIKRAVVSPLDAVLAPEPMTANAYLFDAVRHIRAFAPLPIVNPALANWREQLEACRAAEARAVRILPNYHNYRLRNARMAGFMDALAAAKLRLVLTVRLEDERQRYFALNIRGVPVAELTEFLQRFPKHHVLCTGLSLGETTLLAAKVDNFSIDLAYVEHNELAPRLRQLLPARRVMFGTLAPMLSPEAQRAKLTTDYFTAAERARIGVANAREFFSL; this is translated from the coding sequence ATGCTCATCGACGTCAACGCCTACCTCGGACACTGGCCGTTCAGTGCGGCGCCCCGCCGTCTGCCCGGCGAACTGGCCGCGCATCTCGCACGCAGCGGCATCAAGCGCGCGGTCGTGTCGCCGCTCGACGCCGTGCTCGCACCCGAGCCGATGACGGCCAACGCGTATCTGTTCGACGCCGTGCGCCACATTCGCGCCTTCGCGCCGTTGCCGATCGTCAACCCCGCGCTGGCCAACTGGCGCGAGCAACTGGAAGCCTGCCGCGCTGCCGAGGCGCGCGCCGTGCGCATTCTCCCCAACTACCACAACTACCGCCTGCGAAACGCGCGGATGGCAGGGTTCATGGACGCCCTCGCCGCCGCGAAACTGCGGCTCGTGCTCACGGTGCGGTTGGAGGACGAGCGTCAGCGCTACTTCGCATTGAACATTCGCGGCGTGCCGGTCGCCGAGCTCACGGAGTTTCTGCAACGCTTCCCGAAGCATCACGTGCTGTGCACGGGGCTTTCCTTGGGAGAAACGACGCTGCTCGCGGCCAAGGTGGATAATTTCTCCATCGATCTCGCCTACGTGGAGCACAACGAACTCGCACCGCGCCTGCGCCAGCTTCTGCCGGCGCGCCGCGTGATGTTCGGCACGCTCGCTCCCATGCTCTCGCCGGAAGCGCAGCGCGCGAAGCTCACCACCGATTATTTCACCGCAGCTGAGCGTGCGCGCATCGGCGTGGCGAATGCGCGCGAGTTTTTCTCCTTGTGA